In the Campylobacter sputorum subsp. sputorum genome, AAATTAAGAGGCGTTAATGTAAATGCATTTTATTATTTGCTTATTTGTATGATAGCACTATGTATAGTTGCAACCATAAGAGTTGTTGGGCTTATACTCATAATTGCACTTCTTACTATTCCACCTTTTATAGCTCAAAATTTTGCAAAAAGGCTTGGAGATATGATGGTGATATCTTCTGTTTTATCATGTATTTTTTGTATAATTGGACTATTTTTTAGTTTTAAATACAATCTTACAAGCGGAGCTAGTATCATACTTGTAGCATCAATTTGTTTTTTTGCCTTTTCTTTTAAGAAGGTAAAGAGTTAAATCTTTACCTTATTGTTATACTAAAACCTACTTCCAATCATAAATTCAAATGTATTTGTATCATCTCCTGCTTCATCATTTAGAGGTTTTGTAAATATAAGTTGAAGTGGACCAATAGGTGTAGTCCATTCTATACCGGCACCTGTGCTATATCTTTTGATTTGATCGATATTGTTGCCTTCGCCTATCATACCATAATCAAAAAATACCAAACCTCTCATTTTGATTCTATCTATCAAAGGAAAACTTAATTCTACGGAGTTATTAAATGATATTTCGCCACCTATTTCATCTCCATAAGTATTTTTAGGAGACACGCTTCTTGAATCAAATCCTCTAATCGACCTCATACCTCCTAGATATATTCTTTCGTTAATCGGTAAGTAGCCATTATCCCAAGCTTTTTGAAACTCAGATTTGTATCTTAGGATTAAATCATATCCGATATAATCTGCTAATCCTTGATAAACATTAAATTTGGTTCTATTTTTAAAAAATTCAGAATCCCCGCCAGCTCCTGCCATTTCAAGAGAAGTAGAGGCTATGATACCGCTTCTTGGTAAATAGTAATCATCTGTGTTATCAAAAGATATAGATGGTATAAATGCACTTTTTAAATTCTTACCTGTTTTATAGCCAGTTCTTATAAGGGAATCACTTAGTTTTTTAATATCGCTTTGCTCTATAACATAAGCCAAAGATACATTTGTATATCTTCCTAGTTGTCTTCCTATCGCAGTTGTAAATCCATATGCATCTTCTTCGTATGTATCCCAATCGTAGTTATTAGCATATACCATTCCGCTTAAACTATATCTTGAATCAAATAGTCTTGGATTTGTTAAGCCTATCCTTCCACTTAGCTCATCATCACTTTTATCTATACCTATGACACCTTTTAATCCTGTTCCAAATACATTAGTATCAGATAAACTTGCGCTTAATAGTAAGCCATCACTACTTCCATATCCGATACCGCCAGTAATTGAACCAGTAGGTGCTTCTTTTACATCTACAAGTAAATCTACTTGATTGTCATTTACTCTCTCTTCTTTTATTTGAGCTTCATCAAAATAGCTTGTTCTTTTTAATGCATTCCTAGAATCAAGCATATCTTGCCTGTTGTATAAATTTCCTTCTGTTAGATAAAGCTCTCTTCTTATAACTTTATCTGCTGTTTTTTCATTTCCAGCGATATTAACATTTCTTATATAAACTTGATTTCCAGGTATAACTTTGTAGTGTATAGCAACTGTGTGATTATCTTGATTTTTATCTGTTTGTGGTATAACTTTTACATATGCATATCCTTTGTTTGCGACGGCATCTTCTATCTTTTTGGTATCAAATCTTAATTTTTGAGAATTCATTGTGTCGCCAACTTCAAGCTTAAAATCATCTTTTATTTCATCTGCATTTACACCTACAAAATCTGGGATTTCTAAAGTAATATCTGAAATTTTATATCTTTCACCCTCTGTTATATAGTATGTAAGTTCTGCTGTGTAGTTATCCATAAATGCATTAAAATATGGCGTTGAAACTGTTGCATCTAGGTAGCCTTTTTTAAAATATTCATCTAGTATTTTTGCAGGATCGTTTGCAAGTTCAAAAATTTTAGCACCACCATCATTAAATCCCCACATCCAACCTAATATCTCTTTTTGTTTATTTGCAACAGCTGGCTCTATATCTGAATAATCAAGTTCTTTTGCACCAACCAAATTTACATTTTGGATGATTATTTTTTCTCCTCTATTTACTTTCATAGTTACATGAAGACCGCTAGATCCTTCTGCTATTGGCTTTGTATCTACCACTACAACGGTATCAAAAAAACCTTTTACTTCATAAAATTGTCTGATTCTCTCTTTTGCTTTTTCCATACTAAATGTATTATAAATTTGACCTTGTTTGATTCCTATAAGAGATTCTATAATTTTTTTATCATTTGTAACAACGCCTTCTATGTCTAGTTTGGCTATGCTTGGTCTTTCTTTTACGATAAAAGTTATATGACCGTCTTTATTGTCAATATAAATATCATTGAAATAATTTTGCTCAAATAATTTTTTAATAGCTCTATCTGATTTTTGCGGAGTTAGTTCTTCGCCTATACCAAGACCCGCTATTTGAGTTGCAACTGTAGGTGATAGTTGAACTAAGCCTTCAAAATTTATAGATTTTATTTCTACACCATAAACACAACTATAAGTTGTTAATAAAGCTAAAATAACTTGTTTTTTCATTAAATTTTACCTAAAATACTAGTATTAAAAGTGATATAATACCATAAATAATTTTGTTTTTTTATTAATTTTAAGGAAAAGTATGAGAGTAGGAATTGTTGGACTTGGATTAATAGGCGGTTCGATGGGGTTGTGTTTGAAAAAAACTAAAATAGTTTCAAGCATTGTTGGGTATGACATAAATAAGCAAAATGAAGAAGATGCTTTAAATTTAGGTTTAGTTGGCTCCATTATGGATATAGATGATATGAAAAAAAATTGCGATATTATTTTTTTGGCAGTTCCTGTAGAGGCTATCATAAAAATAACTCAGAGTTTTGGTGATATAGATGAAAATTTAACAATTGTAGAGCTTGGAAGCACAAAAGTTGAAATTTTATCAAATGTTCCAAGCATTATTAGAAAAAATTTTGTTGCAGCTCATCCAATGTCAGGAACAGAATTTTCTGGACCTATGGCTGCAAAAGAAGATC is a window encoding:
- the bamA gene encoding outer membrane protein assembly factor BamA, whose protein sequence is MKKQVILALLTTYSCVYGVEIKSINFEGLVQLSPTVATQIAGLGIGEELTPQKSDRAIKKLFEQNYFNDIYIDNKDGHITFIVKERPSIAKLDIEGVVTNDKKIIESLIGIKQGQIYNTFSMEKAKERIRQFYEVKGFFDTVVVVDTKPIAEGSSGLHVTMKVNRGEKIIIQNVNLVGAKELDYSDIEPAVANKQKEILGWMWGFNDGGAKIFELANDPAKILDEYFKKGYLDATVSTPYFNAFMDNYTAELTYYITEGERYKISDITLEIPDFVGVNADEIKDDFKLEVGDTMNSQKLRFDTKKIEDAVANKGYAYVKVIPQTDKNQDNHTVAIHYKVIPGNQVYIRNVNIAGNEKTADKVIRRELYLTEGNLYNRQDMLDSRNALKRTSYFDEAQIKEERVNDNQVDLLVDVKEAPTGSITGGIGYGSSDGLLLSASLSDTNVFGTGLKGVIGIDKSDDELSGRIGLTNPRLFDSRYSLSGMVYANNYDWDTYEEDAYGFTTAIGRQLGRYTNVSLAYVIEQSDIKKLSDSLIRTGYKTGKNLKSAFIPSISFDNTDDYYLPRSGIIASTSLEMAGAGGDSEFFKNRTKFNVYQGLADYIGYDLILRYKSEFQKAWDNGYLPINERIYLGGMRSIRGFDSRSVSPKNTYGDEIGGEISFNNSVELSFPLIDRIKMRGLVFFDYGMIGEGNNIDQIKRYSTGAGIEWTTPIGPLQLIFTKPLNDEAGDDTNTFEFMIGSRF